The Cyprinus carpio isolate SPL01 chromosome B22, ASM1834038v1, whole genome shotgun sequence genome contains the following window.
atttaaaacttcaatCCATTATTTTACACACCATTAATGAAGAGCCATACAGTCTCCTTATCAGAAAACGATGAGTGTGTGATGAAGCAGTTGAATTCTCCTTCATCAGCATGAGTGAGATTGCTGAGTTTGATGGAGAAGTTTCCTCTCTCATACTCGTCAGGGAAAGTCTGTGTTCTGTTCTTGTAACGTGAATCCTGTGTGTCTAATGAATCTTTAcctttaattaaatcataaatagtCTCACTGTATTTGTCTCGCCAAAGCACATTTATGTCTTGAGGTTTAAGATCATGTTTTGCTGAAGAACACGGCAGGAGAACAGAACCGCCATTAAAACCCACTACTTTGACATCCAGAGACACTGAAATGACAGAAACTTTAATTGTAAACACACAATCTGACATTTATACatgttagggctgtgcaaaaaatcgaatgcgattttcatgtgcatctcctcagtaaaggcgctcctgtgattagcagtatatctccagcatgtgcgttaagatcagggttgccaggttttcaaaacaaaacctgcccaattgcttctcaaaactagtcaaatcgcgtttcgttccgggcgataaaaatacacgtttttggcagggttgccttggtaatattcgcattttaggggctaaatatcacgttattggtattggggtctcTTCAACctgcgaacatgaaaaacaaccacagacttggcaacactggttggcatttactacgcagagccgtaattcactgacaatctttgtcgattttgaaagcgattttgtgtagcttgtcggtggactatggctctgtgtagtaaatgccgctccacctgaaccagtgttgccaagtctgcggttgtttttcatgtccgcgagTTGAAGCGAcaccaataccaataacgtgatatttagcccctaaaatgccaattttaccaaggcaaccctgccaaaaaacgtatattttaaccccgggatgcaatttttatcgggaaACCTCCTAGAAACGCGATTGtgctagttttgagaagcaactgggcaggatttgttgtgaaaacctggcaaccctgatcttaacacacgtgctggagatatactactaattacaggagcgtctttactgatgagatgcgcatgaaaatcgcattcgattttttgcacggAACTATTACATGTGACATGAATGTATCATTCAAATATAGTTTAGGTGCTCACCTTTGTTTATCagcactgcaaacacacagataaaGCACCAACTGcagaaacagaagaagaagaaaaaaaaacagaaaaaaaagtttaacttccTTGATCTCAACTAGTAGATCATGACATTGTTTGAGATAAGCAGAACTGATCACAAGTCGTCATGCCAATTGGAAAAGCTCTCTGACTTGCTGAAATGTCAATACTCACAACACTCAAAGCATAATGGGAAGCGACTGAAGATAATATAACGCACATCGGCTTGCTGACGAACCTAACACACATCAGCTTAGAACAGTAACACAATGTAACAAAAATCTGTTTCACttaattttgtaatgtttcttctgtaattctgtaataGCTTGTAAAAGTTGTcaacatatatttttgtattttttataatgatacacaaaaaatattgacCAAAGGAATTTACTATGTAAATTGGTGCAAGTTTGGCATGCTGAATATGAAAATCATCATATTCAGCATGCCAAACTTGATAAAAACTTGTAAATATGCTAAATGTTTACACAGAAGTGTCTAAATTTAACTGGATTTCATTACAATTTCATTGTAAATTGTCACTAAATTGTCCAAATGCACCAATTTGCAACCAAATTAACACAATTTACAATTCTGCTTAAGAAAATACAAGATGTTGCATAATTTTGCTATAGATGGTGTAGATAGATACTGTAAACATCATAAATGTTGTTGTTCATAAAATAAAAGGAGCATTTTCCCCCATCTTATGTGTTGGTAAAATACCATCTTAAATGCACTATAAGActctgtcaatcaaactatcaaataaaaataactgcacaTGCACCAGCacacaaaaagacaatacaaCATGCTAATGCTAATAGCTAAATCAGAATAATAGTTTCAGCTATTTCTCTGGGTATTAATCTATAACTAGATAATTAATCAACCCATAATCAATGTATTAATTATGTTGACAGGGGATGCCTATTGATGCTGGTTTAAGTAAGTAACAAAACAAATCAGACCAAATGCTAAAGCGAGCGCAAACTTTCACTTTGTTCCCCCCATGTAACGTTATCGCGGGCAGGTCAGAAGTGAAAATACGGCTGTGAAGGATCACGACTCGTTTCGTAAAAACAGAACTTCGTTAATAAATCACGAACATACCTGATGATCATGGTGCTCcgatataatttatatatattttacataatatacaaaaataacaatttgtcaGAAAACAGCACGTAAAACTCTAAACCTGAACACATTTCCGGGTTCTCTGTATGACTTCCGCAGTCGTCATATCCAGGTTAAGGAgaatactttaatttaaaaactagaCCTGATAgcgtttttttgttctttgtatgACTTCCGCTTGAGAGAGCGTGCGCGCGCGATaggaagtaagtgcgcaagactgtcccagTTCTTAAAAACGCCAATACGCAGTGCccttaacacaaacacacactaaatctCGAATACCGctccaggggtctcatttataaaggttgcgtacgcacaaaatgggcatagaaacatgcgtacgcaatttttcacgcacatatcgtgatttataaaaaaataaac
Protein-coding sequences here:
- the LOC109052711 gene encoding CD276 antigen homolog, translated to MIISWCFICVFAVLINKVSLDVKVVGFNGGSVLLPCSSAKHDLKPQDINVLWRDKYSETIYDLIKGKDSLDTQDSRYKNRTQTFPDEYERGNFSIKLSNLTHADEGEFNCFITHSSFSDKETVWLFINETVNQSTEEENKVPETQSSWMKTLLICIGLLLTLIIVLSVVYVNCCRRKSSQAPI